The Pseudarthrobacter defluvii DNA window CCGACACGGAGTTGGAGCCGAAGTCCTGGGTGAAGCCGAGCAGGTCGAAGCTGAGGTGTCCGCTGACGGTGTTGGTACGCACATTGCTGAAGTGGCCGGACGCCGTAATCTCCCCGGAAATGCTTTTGGCGGTGAGCACGCCGCGGTGGTCCCTTACGGCCACGCTTCCGCTGACGGTGTTGACCTGCAGTTCGCCGGACGTGCCCTCTGCTGCGATGGAACCGGAGACGGTGTTGAGACGCACGTGGGAGGCGCTGCCCGAGACAAGGCCGTCACCGCTGACAGTTCCCGCTTCCACCTCGACGCTGCTGGGAAGGGCGACGGTGATGACAGCGGAATTCCCGCTGTTGTGGTTGACCGTCTCCATGAGGTTTTTGAACCAGCCCTGGGCGCCGTGCAGCTGGTGCCGGACCTCCAGCCTGCCACCGGTGAAGGAGACGGCCACGGGGTCACCATGCACCTCGGACACCTCGAGCCGGACCGCCGGTTCGGAGTGCGTTAGGACATGGAAACTGCCGCGGACCATGCCCAGCTTGAGGGATGTCACGTCCTCGACGACGATGGTCTCCGGGCTTTCAACGGTCCAGGTTTGCTCGGGCACGGTCCCCTCCAAAGACGATATATCGCGATGCCCTACAACGTATCGCCGCCGCGGGACGTGGTCAAGATATGGCTTGAGGGGCCTACTGCGGTGCTTCCAGGCGCAGCCACTGGAACCACCCGCGGTGCAGCACCAGCCAGGCCATCAGCCCGTAACCTGCCTGCCCGGGCGTGCCGCCGTTGGCAGCGAGGTCCTGGCGCCACTGTTCGTGGTTCAGGAGGGGTGAGAACGTGTCGACGTAGAGGTGCTTGCGGCGGGTGGTGACATCAGCGAAGGCAGTGTTCAACTCATCCAGCCGCCGGTTTTGGGCCGGATCGAGCGTAGGGGGCGGCCCCACCACGAAAACCTCTATCCGGTTCTGGGAAGCCGAGTCCAGGATGTTGGCAAGGTTCAGCCGGCTCCGCGCGGTGGACAGGCCGAACTCGATGTCACGTCCGGACAGGCCGATGACCAGCCGGTTCTCCGACTGGGCGCTGAAGCGCCGTCCCGCTTCTTCCAGCCAGCGCGCCGCCAGGCCCTCCGTGCCTTCCTGCGGACAGGGGAGGGCATAGCTCTCCAGCAGCATGCCGTCCTGGGGAGTGCGGGCCAGCACCCGGCCCAGCCAGCCAAGCGCGCGGGGATCACCCAGTCCGGCCAGCAGTTCATCTCCTACAGCTGCGATCCGCAGCTTCCTGTCTTCCACGCGTTCCTCTTTACTTCGGTACGGGTCTGCTTCGTACGGCCGCTGCCGCCTTCGCCGCCGCGGCTGCGGAGGTTGAAGGCGGCGCTGTTCATCCATTAAACAGAACTGCCCGGCCGGAGTCTGGTATTTCGACTCCGGCCGGGCAGCCTTACTGCTTACTTCCGTGCAAATGCCTGCTTCAGCAGGACATCCTGTTCGGCAGCGTGCCGCTTCATGGAACCGGCGGCCGTGGAGGCGGATGCCGGCCGGGACACCAGGCGGACGCGGCGGTCAAGGATCTCCGGCAGGTTCAGGCCGATGAACGGCCACGGTCCCTGGTTCGCAGGCTCGTCCTGTGCCCACACCACTTCGGCGTTGGGGTATTTGGCGAGCTCCGCTTCGATCTCGGCGTGCGGCAGCGGGTAGAGCTGCTCCACGCGGACAATGGCCGTGGTCTTGTCGCCGGTCTTCTGCCGGGTGGACAGGAGATCGTAGTACAGGCGCCCGGAGACCAGCAGCACGCGTTCGACGGCGGTGGCCGGCAGCTGCTCATGCTCGCCGATAACCGGGCGGAACGTGCCGTTGGTGAAGTCCTCCACGGATGACGCGGCGGCCTTCAGGCGAAGCAGCTGCTTGGGTGTGAAGATGATCAGCGGCTTCCGCGGGCGGCTGTACGCCTGGCGTCGCAGCAGGTGGAAGTGCGATGCAGCCGTGGTGGGGTTGGCCACGATCATGTTGTCCTCCGCGCACAGCTGCAGGAAGCGCTCGATCCTCGCCGAGGAGTGGTCCGGGCCCTGTCCTTCGTAGCCATGCGGCAGCATCAGGACCAGGGAGGAGCGCTGGCCCCACTTCTGCTCGGCAGAAGAAATGAACTCATCGATGATGGTCTGCGCACCGTTGACGAAGTCACCGAACTGGGCCTCCCAGAGGACCAGGGCGTCCGGTCGTTCCACGGAGTAGCCGTACTCGAAGCCCATGGCGGCGTATTCGGACAGCAGGGAGTCGTAGATCCACAGCTTGGCCTGGTTGTCGGAGAGGTTGCCCAGGGGCAGCCATTCCTTGCCGTTGGCGCGGTCGTGGAAGACGGCGTGGCGCTGGACGAACGTGCCGCGGCGCGAGTCCTGGCCGGCGAGGCGCACGGGGACGCCTTCTATGATCAGCGATCCGAAGGCCGCGATCTCGCCAAAGCCCCAGTCGATGCCGCCCTGGCGGGACATCTGCTCGCGCTTTTCGAGCAGCTGCTTCAGCTTGGGGTGGACAGTGAAGCCTTCGGGGATTTCAACGTGCGCCTTGCCGATTTTGGCCAGGGTTTCGGCGCTGATGGCCGTGGAGGCCGGCGCGCTGACACTGGAATCCGATTGCTGGGCCCTGGGCCGTTCGATGTCGGACACAGCCGCGGAATCCGCCGTCACGATCGGAATCGGTGAAGTCTGGGCGGCGTGGGTCTCTGCGAAGACCCGTTCCAGCCGTTCCTGGTAGTCGCGGAGCAGCTGCTCGGCTTCTTCCTCGGTGATGTCCCCGCGCCCGATGAGCGACTCGGTGTACAGCTTGCGGACCGAGCGCTTGGCCTCGATCAGGTTGTACATCAGCGGCTGGGTCATCGAGGGGTCGTCACCCTCGTTGTGGCCCCGGCGGCGGTAGCACACCATGTCGATGACAACGTCCTTGTGGAAGCGCTGCCGGAATTCGTAGGCGAGCTGGCCGATGCGGACAACGGCCTCGGGATCGTCGCCGTTCACGTGGAACACCGGGGCCTGGATCATCTTGGCAACGTCCGTGGAGTACGTGGACGAACGCGACGACGATGGGGCCGTGGTGAAGCCCACCTGGTTGTTGACCACGATGTGGATGGTGCCGCCGGTGCGGTAGCCGCGGAGCTGGGACAGGTTGAGGGTTTCGGCCACAACTCCCTGTCCGGCGAAGGCTGCGTCACCGTGCACCATGATGGGCAGGACGGGGAACGATTCGCCCTGGTCCAGGCGGTCCTGCTTGGCCCGGACGATGCCTTCGAGGACGGAGTCCACGGCTTCCAGGTGCGACGGGTTGGCGGCGAGGTAGACCTTGGTTTCCTTGCCGTTGTCCGAGGTGAAGGTGCCTTCGGTGCCCAGGTGGTACTTGACGTCACCGGAGCCCTGCACGGAGCGGGGATCCTGCGTGCCTTCGAACTCCCGGAATACCTGGGCGTAGGTCTTGCCTGCGATGTTCGTCAGGACGTTGAGGCGGCCGCGGTGGGCCATGCCGATGGCAACCTCGTCCAGGCCGTCGTCGGCAGCGTCGGACATGATTGCGTCCAGCAGCGGGATCAGTGACTCGCCGCCCTCAAGGGAGAAGCGCTTCTGGCCTACGAACTTGGTCTGCAGGAACGTCTCGAAGGCCTCGGCAGCGTTCAGCTTGGAGACGATCCGCAACTGCTCTTCCCGGCTGGGCTTGGAGTAGGGGTGCTCCAGCTGGTCCTGGAACCACTTACGTTCTGCA harbors:
- a CDS encoding DUF4097 family beta strand repeat-containing protein: MPEQTWTVESPETIVVEDVTSLKLGMVRGSFHVLTHSEPAVRLEVSEVHGDPVAVSFTGGRLEVRHQLHGAQGWFKNLMETVNHNSGNSAVITVALPSSVEVEAGTVSGDGLVSGSASHVRLNTVSGSIAAEGTSGELQVNTVSGSVAVRDHRGVLTAKSISGEITASGHFSNVRTNTVSGHLSFDLLGFTQDFGSNSVSGDLTIRLPHDVGVDIVAKSAGGAVVLDGQQCLLANGKVETIAGPDGQLMLVRTNSVSGKTAIFHAPRRVDGGEAEH
- a CDS encoding multifunctional oxoglutarate decarboxylase/oxoglutarate dehydrogenase thiamine pyrophosphate-binding subunit/dihydrolipoyllysine-residue succinyltransferase subunit — protein: MPEQPSHRLPEEFGGNEWLVDELYEQYQQDKNAVDAKWWPLFESFDSGNGSSSNGTSARTANPPTRELPVVNPAPAAPAPSPAAAPAAPQAAPAAAPGPAAPASAPAPVKKAPATEARDGGKKTEAGTGSQPIPAQLPKNVKAPTAPEEDVVSVLRGPAKAIATNMVTSLEVPTATSVRAIPAKLLIDNRVVINSNLARARGGKVSFTHLIGYAVIRALSQFPSMNVYYDEVDGKPVAVQPAHVNFGIAIDMPKPDGTRLLMVPNIKKAETLNFAEFWHTYEDLIKRARNGKLTADDHQGTTVSLTNPGGIGTVHSVPRLSKGQAAIIGVGALDYPAEFQGASEKILAHNAISKVLTLTSTYDHRVIQGAGSGEFLKLVHQLLLGAQNFYDEIFESLRIPYEPVRWSPDLQVDPADEINKVARIQQLIHSFRVRGHLMADTDPLEYVQRKHPDLDVLTYGLTLWDLDREWPTGGFGGKPMLKFRDILGVLRDAYCRTTGIEYMHIQDPAERKWFQDQLEHPYSKPSREEQLRIVSKLNAAEAFETFLQTKFVGQKRFSLEGGESLIPLLDAIMSDAADDGLDEVAIGMAHRGRLNVLTNIAGKTYAQVFREFEGTQDPRSVQGSGDVKYHLGTEGTFTSDNGKETKVYLAANPSHLEAVDSVLEGIVRAKQDRLDQGESFPVLPIMVHGDAAFAGQGVVAETLNLSQLRGYRTGGTIHIVVNNQVGFTTAPSSSRSSTYSTDVAKMIQAPVFHVNGDDPEAVVRIGQLAYEFRQRFHKDVVIDMVCYRRRGHNEGDDPSMTQPLMYNLIEAKRSVRKLYTESLIGRGDITEEEAEQLLRDYQERLERVFAETHAAQTSPIPIVTADSAAVSDIERPRAQQSDSSVSAPASTAISAETLAKIGKAHVEIPEGFTVHPKLKQLLEKREQMSRQGGIDWGFGEIAAFGSLIIEGVPVRLAGQDSRRGTFVQRHAVFHDRANGKEWLPLGNLSDNQAKLWIYDSLLSEYAAMGFEYGYSVERPDALVLWEAQFGDFVNGAQTIIDEFISSAEQKWGQRSSLVLMLPHGYEGQGPDHSSARIERFLQLCAEDNMIVANPTTAASHFHLLRRQAYSRPRKPLIIFTPKQLLRLKAAASSVEDFTNGTFRPVIGEHEQLPATAVERVLLVSGRLYYDLLSTRQKTGDKTTAIVRVEQLYPLPHAEIEAELAKYPNAEVVWAQDEPANQGPWPFIGLNLPEILDRRVRLVSRPASASTAAGSMKRHAAEQDVLLKQAFARK
- a CDS encoding GDSL-type esterase/lipase family protein, producing MEDRKLRIAAVGDELLAGLGDPRALGWLGRVLARTPQDGMLLESYALPCPQEGTEGLAARWLEEAGRRFSAQSENRLVIGLSGRDIEFGLSTARSRLNLANILDSASQNRIEVFVVGPPPTLDPAQNRRLDELNTAFADVTTRRKHLYVDTFSPLLNHEQWRQDLAANGGTPGQAGYGLMAWLVLHRGWFQWLRLEAPQ